A stretch of the Rosa rugosa chromosome 5, drRosRugo1.1, whole genome shotgun sequence genome encodes the following:
- the LOC133711646 gene encoding uncharacterized protein LOC133711646 — MDKSWMHADRRSLTYQLGVEEFLRFAVENATDVNNISCPCAKCGSIDGMFSARVIKDHLYFNGVDESYKDWVWHGEPSRATVNANEEVSEATINMVEDGDAADNIGLGDQGEKGASEDEEFFESGEDEQYSVESNDFMRLVEDGNKPLYPGCTKYTKLNALVQTYNLKAKHGMSDVCYSDMLIMIGMFLPEGNEIPGSHYEAKKSLATLGMDYKKIHACPNDCILYRGQYADVTSCPTCGESRWKLGKDNIEKQGVPGKVLWYFPPIPRFKRMFQSTKTSKNLTWHANERRKDEFMRHPADAPTCR, encoded by the coding sequence ATGGATAAGTCTTGGATGCATGCTGATAGAAGATCACTCACATATCAGCTAGGTGTTGAGGAATTTCTTAGGTTTGCTGTAGAGAATGCTACTGATGTAAATAATATCAGTTGTCCCTGTGCAAAATGTGGTAGCATAGATGGGATGTTTTCGGCTAGGGTCATAAAAGATCATCTATATTTTAATGGTGTAGATGAGAGTTACAAAGATTGGGTATGGCACGGGGAACCATCTAGGGCAACGGTGAATGCTAATGAAGAGGTATCCGAAGCTACTATAAATATGGTAGAAGATGGAGATGCAGCAGATAATATAGGGTTGGGAGATCAGGGAGAAAAGGGAGCTAGTGAGGATGAGGAGTTTTTTGAAAGTGGTGAGGATGAGCAGTATTCCGTAGAATCGAATGACTTCATGAGATTAGTCGAGGATGGAAATAAACCTTTGTATCCCGGTTGTACCAAGTACACAAAATTAAATGCACTTGTACAAACTTATAACCTTAAAGCAAAACATGGAATGTCCGATGTGTGTTATTCTGACATGTTGATCATGATCGGAATGTTTCTCCCTGAAGGTAATGAGATACCTGGTTCGCATTATGAGGCCAAGAAGTCTTTGGCTACATTAGGAATGGACTATAAAAAGATTCATGCATGTCCTAATGACTGCATTTTATACAGAGGACAATATGCTGATGTTACTAGTTGTCCTACATGTGGGGAGTCAAGGTGGAAATTGGGCAAAGATAACATCGAGAAGCAAGGGGTACCCGGGAAGGTGTTGTGGTATTTTCCCCCAATCCCACGTTTCAAACGCATGTTTCAATCGACAAAAACTTCTAAAAACCTAACTTGGCATGCGAATGAAAGGAGGAAGGATGAGTTTATGCGCCATCCGGCTGATGCCCCCACTTGCAGATAA